The following proteins are encoded in a genomic region of Vidua macroura isolate BioBank_ID:100142 chromosome 10, ASM2450914v1, whole genome shotgun sequence:
- the IL1RAP gene encoding interleukin-1 receptor accessory protein isoform X2, which translates to MKMVSVLLVSLWLSMVTPGRGSERCDDWGVDTMKQIQIYDGEPAKIKCPLFETFLKYNYSTAHSAGLTLIWYRIAQDRDLEEPINYRLPDNHISKDKDTLWFWPALLNDTGNYTCMLRNTTYCSKVAFPLEVVPKDQHSCVSHSIKPTEEMFYLEHANQKITCPDIDGFYPASVTPTVKWYLNCNSVDGFYERYPQGPRLVIGIVRSAYKGNYTCIVTFKDHGRTYNLTRTIKMKVVGSPNKALPPQFTSPNEKVVYELEAGDDLILPCEVFFTFLKDSRTEVWWTIDGRNTDDITDPKIKVTQSEITRDFEDKTLVRTLTVAKATAEELKRNYTCHARNAKGEEHSQAVVRMKVVAPKYTVELACGLGATILLVVVLIVIYHVYWLEMVLFYRAHFGTDETILDGKEYDVYVSYARNAEEEEFVLLTLRGVLENEFGYKLCIFDRDSLPGGNTTEAVFDFIQRSRRMIVVLSPDYLTEKSISLLEFKLGIMCQNAIATKLIVVEYRPLQCTHPSILQLKESVSFVTWKGEKSKRSGSQFWKALRLALPLRSLSASAGWNESCSSQSDISLDPVQRRRSRLKGQPDPRGATPVTLTHGGTASASESKAKQRAKHFLTCRCCGTHCNGSSRHKQQAVAEPRPKHCCCWASERNSLQPQDIFAMSQAGTVPLSVSAMPAWRTAAIPLLVT; encoded by the exons AACGCTGCGATGACTGGGGTGTGGACACCATGAAGCAGATCCAGATTTATGATGGGGAGCCTGCCAAGATCAAATGCCCACTTTTTGAGACCTTCTTGAAGTACAACTATAGCACAGCCCATTCTGCTGGCTTAACCCTGATCTGGTACAGGATTGCGCAGGACCGGGATCTGGAGGAGCCCATTAATTATCGTCTCCCTGACAATCACATCAGTAAGGATAAAGACACCCTTTGGTTCTGGCCTGCTCTTCTCAATGACACTGGGAATTACACCTGCATGCTCAG GAACACAACCTACTGCAGCAAAGTTGCTTTTCCCTTGGAAGTTGTTCCAAAAGACCAGCACTCTTGTGTGAGCCATTCCATAAAACCCACTGAGGAGATGTTCTACTTGGAGCATGCCAATCAGAAGATCACATGTCCAGATATTGATGGGTTTTACCCTGCCAGTGTGACACCAACTGTCAAGTGGTACCTG AACTGCAACTCGGTGGATGGCTTCTATGAGCGATATCCCCAAGGGCCCAGGCTTGTCATTGGCATTGTCCGCAGTGCCTATAAAGGGAATTACACTTGCATTGTGACATTCAAGGACCACGGAAGAACCTATAATCTCACCAGAACCATAAAGATGAAGGTGGTGG GATCTCCAAACAAGGCCTTGCCACCACAGTTCACCTCTCCAAATGAGAAAGTTGTGTACGAACTGGAAGCAG GTGATGACCTTATCTTGCCCTGTGAGGTTTTCTTCACATTCCTGAAGGACTCCCGGACTGAGGTGTGGTGGACCATAGATGGGAGAAACACAGATGACATCACGGACCCCAAGATAAAAGTCACACAAAG TGAAATTACTAGAGATTTTGAAGACAAAACTCTGGTAAGGACTCTAACAGTTGCAAAAGCCACAGCGGAGGAGCTGAAGCGGAATTACACTTGCCATGCCAGGAACGCCAAGGGCgaggagcacagccaggccGTGGTGCGCATGAAAG TTGTAGCACCCAAGTACACTGTGGAGCTGGCCTGTGGCCTGGGGGCCACCATCCTGCTCGTTGTGGTGCTCATAGTCATCTATCACGTGTATTGGCTTGAAATGGTCCTCTTCTATCGGGCTCATTTTGGAACGGATGAAACCATTCTAG ACGGGAAGGAGTACGATGTGTACGTGTCCTACGCGCGCAAcgcggaggaggaggaatttGTGCTGCTGACGCTGCGGGGAGTCCTGGAGAACGAGTTTGGGTACAAGCTGTGTATCTTTGACAGAGACAGCCTCCCTGGAGGAA ATACCACTGAAGCCGTGTTCGACTTCATCCAGAGGAGCCGCAGGATGATCGTGGTCCTGAGTCCTGATTACCTGACAGAGAAGAGCATCAGCCTTCTGGAGTTCAAGCTGGGCATCATGTGCCAGAACGCCATAGCCACCAAGCTCATTGTGGTGGAGTACAGGCCACTGCAGTGCACCCACCCCAGCATCCTCCAGCTGAAGGAATCTGTCTCCTTCGTCACCTGGAAGGGGGAGAAGTCCAAGCGCTCCGGCTCGCAGTTCTGGAAGGCGCTGCGGCTCGCCCTGCCGCTGCGCAGCCTGAGCGCCAGCGCTGGCTGGAACgagagctgctcctcccagtCCGACATCAGCCTGGACCCCGTCCAGAGGAGAAGGAGCCGGTTGAAAGGGCAGCCCGACCCACGGGGTGCCACTCCTGTCACTCTCACTCACGGGGGGACGGCCTCGGCCTCCGAGTCGAAGGCCAAACAGCGAGCCAAGCACTTCCTGACGTGCCGGTGTTGTGGGACCCACTGCAATGGCAGCAGCAGACACAAGCAGCAGGCCGTGGCTGAGCCCAG GCccaagcactgctgctgctgggccagtGAAAGAAACTCATTGCAGCCTCAGGATATTTTTGCCATGTCACAGGCTGGCACGGTGCCATTAAGTGTCAGTGCCATGCCTGCATGGAGGACTGCAGCAATACCACTGCTGGTGACCTGA
- the IL1RAP gene encoding interleukin-1 receptor accessory protein isoform X3, translating to MKMVSVLLVSLWLSMVTPGRGSERCDDWGVDTMKQIQIYDGEPAKIKCPLFETFLKYNYSTAHSAGLTLIWYRIAQDRDLEEPINYRLPDNHISKDKDTLWFWPALLNDTGNYTCMLRNTTYCSKVAFPLEVVPKDQHSCVSHSIKPTEEMFYLEHANQKITCPDIDGFYPASVTPTVKWYLNCNSVDGFYERYPQGPRLVIGIVRSAYKGNYTCIVTFKDHGRTYNLTRTIKMKVVGSPNKALPPQFTSPNEKVVYELEAGDDLILPCEVFFTFLKDSRTEVWWTIDGRNTDDITDPKIKVTQSEITRDFEDKTLVRTLTVAKATAEELKRNYTCHARNAKGEEHSQAVVRMKVVAPKYTVELACGLGATILLVVVLIVIYHVYWLEMVLFYRAHFGTDETILDGKEYDVYVSYARNAEEEEFVLLTLRGVLENEFGYKLCIFDRDSLPGGIVTDETLSFIQKSRRLLVVLSPNYVLQGTQALLELKAGLENMASKGNIKVILVQYKAIKKSKVKELKQAKAALNVIKWKGEKSKFPKGRFWKQLQVEMPVKKISRSLSLDGLMHIPEKCLTQSENKPKHTSKIHKLGQGVGRNSGFFP from the exons AACGCTGCGATGACTGGGGTGTGGACACCATGAAGCAGATCCAGATTTATGATGGGGAGCCTGCCAAGATCAAATGCCCACTTTTTGAGACCTTCTTGAAGTACAACTATAGCACAGCCCATTCTGCTGGCTTAACCCTGATCTGGTACAGGATTGCGCAGGACCGGGATCTGGAGGAGCCCATTAATTATCGTCTCCCTGACAATCACATCAGTAAGGATAAAGACACCCTTTGGTTCTGGCCTGCTCTTCTCAATGACACTGGGAATTACACCTGCATGCTCAG GAACACAACCTACTGCAGCAAAGTTGCTTTTCCCTTGGAAGTTGTTCCAAAAGACCAGCACTCTTGTGTGAGCCATTCCATAAAACCCACTGAGGAGATGTTCTACTTGGAGCATGCCAATCAGAAGATCACATGTCCAGATATTGATGGGTTTTACCCTGCCAGTGTGACACCAACTGTCAAGTGGTACCTG AACTGCAACTCGGTGGATGGCTTCTATGAGCGATATCCCCAAGGGCCCAGGCTTGTCATTGGCATTGTCCGCAGTGCCTATAAAGGGAATTACACTTGCATTGTGACATTCAAGGACCACGGAAGAACCTATAATCTCACCAGAACCATAAAGATGAAGGTGGTGG GATCTCCAAACAAGGCCTTGCCACCACAGTTCACCTCTCCAAATGAGAAAGTTGTGTACGAACTGGAAGCAG GTGATGACCTTATCTTGCCCTGTGAGGTTTTCTTCACATTCCTGAAGGACTCCCGGACTGAGGTGTGGTGGACCATAGATGGGAGAAACACAGATGACATCACGGACCCCAAGATAAAAGTCACACAAAG TGAAATTACTAGAGATTTTGAAGACAAAACTCTGGTAAGGACTCTAACAGTTGCAAAAGCCACAGCGGAGGAGCTGAAGCGGAATTACACTTGCCATGCCAGGAACGCCAAGGGCgaggagcacagccaggccGTGGTGCGCATGAAAG TTGTAGCACCCAAGTACACTGTGGAGCTGGCCTGTGGCCTGGGGGCCACCATCCTGCTCGTTGTGGTGCTCATAGTCATCTATCACGTGTATTGGCTTGAAATGGTCCTCTTCTATCGGGCTCATTTTGGAACGGATGAAACCATTCTAG ACGGGAAGGAGTACGATGTGTACGTGTCCTACGCGCGCAAcgcggaggaggaggaatttGTGCTGCTGACGCTGCGGGGAGTCCTGGAGAACGAGTTTGGGTACAAGCTGTGTATCTTTGACAGAGACAGCCTCCCTGGAGGAA TTGTCACAGACGAAACCCTGAGCTTCATCCAGAAAAGTCGACGTCTGCTTGTTGTCCTGAGCCCCAACTACGTCTTGCAGGGGACAcaggccctgctggagctcaaGGCTGGCCTAGAGAATATGGCCTCCAAGGGCAACATCAAAGTCATTCTAGTGCAGTACAAAGCCATCAAGAAGAGCAAAGTGAAGGAGCTGAAGCAGGCCAAGGCGGCCTTGAATGTCATTAAATGGAAAGGCGAGAAATCCAAGTTCCCAAAGGGCAGGTTCTGGAAGCAACTGCAGGTGGAAATGccagtgaaaaaaattagcagGAGTTTAAGCCTTGATGGGTTGATGCATATCCCTGAAAAATGTTTGACACaatcagaaaacaaaccaaaacatacCTCAAAAATCCACAAGTTAGGCCAGGGAGTGGGGAGGAACTCAGGGTTTTTTCCATGA
- the IL1RAP gene encoding interleukin-1 receptor accessory protein isoform X1 yields MKMVSVLLVSLWLSMVTPGRGSERCDDWGVDTMKQIQIYDGEPAKIKCPLFETFLKYNYSTAHSAGLTLIWYRIAQDRDLEEPINYRLPDNHISKDKDTLWFWPALLNDTGNYTCMLRNTTYCSKVAFPLEVVPKDQHSCVSHSIKPTEEMFYLEHANQKITCPDIDGFYPASVTPTVKWYLNCNSVDGFYERYPQGPRLVIGIVRSAYKGNYTCIVTFKDHGRTYNLTRTIKMKVVGSPNKALPPQFTSPNEKVVYELEAGDDLILPCEVFFTFLKDSRTEVWWTIDGRNTDDITDPKIKVTQSEITRDFEDKTLVRTLTVAKATAEELKRNYTCHARNAKGEEHSQAVVRMKVVAPKYTVELACGLGATILLVVVLIVIYHVYWLEMVLFYRAHFGTDETILDGKEYDVYVSYARNAEEEEFVLLTLRGVLENEFGYKLCIFDRDSLPGGNTTEAVFDFIQRSRRMIVVLSPDYLTEKSISLLEFKLGIMCQNAIATKLIVVEYRPLQCTHPSILQLKESVSFVTWKGEKSKRSGSQFWKALRLALPLRSLSASAGWNESCSSQSDISLDPVQRRRSRLKGQPDPRGATPVTLTHGGTASASESKAKQRAKHFLTCRCCGTHCNGSSRHKQQAVAEPRWDSHLCNPGSGRPPAQGLQGRGRAEPPPAQGPALALCHYSDLSNNNDFYVL; encoded by the exons AACGCTGCGATGACTGGGGTGTGGACACCATGAAGCAGATCCAGATTTATGATGGGGAGCCTGCCAAGATCAAATGCCCACTTTTTGAGACCTTCTTGAAGTACAACTATAGCACAGCCCATTCTGCTGGCTTAACCCTGATCTGGTACAGGATTGCGCAGGACCGGGATCTGGAGGAGCCCATTAATTATCGTCTCCCTGACAATCACATCAGTAAGGATAAAGACACCCTTTGGTTCTGGCCTGCTCTTCTCAATGACACTGGGAATTACACCTGCATGCTCAG GAACACAACCTACTGCAGCAAAGTTGCTTTTCCCTTGGAAGTTGTTCCAAAAGACCAGCACTCTTGTGTGAGCCATTCCATAAAACCCACTGAGGAGATGTTCTACTTGGAGCATGCCAATCAGAAGATCACATGTCCAGATATTGATGGGTTTTACCCTGCCAGTGTGACACCAACTGTCAAGTGGTACCTG AACTGCAACTCGGTGGATGGCTTCTATGAGCGATATCCCCAAGGGCCCAGGCTTGTCATTGGCATTGTCCGCAGTGCCTATAAAGGGAATTACACTTGCATTGTGACATTCAAGGACCACGGAAGAACCTATAATCTCACCAGAACCATAAAGATGAAGGTGGTGG GATCTCCAAACAAGGCCTTGCCACCACAGTTCACCTCTCCAAATGAGAAAGTTGTGTACGAACTGGAAGCAG GTGATGACCTTATCTTGCCCTGTGAGGTTTTCTTCACATTCCTGAAGGACTCCCGGACTGAGGTGTGGTGGACCATAGATGGGAGAAACACAGATGACATCACGGACCCCAAGATAAAAGTCACACAAAG TGAAATTACTAGAGATTTTGAAGACAAAACTCTGGTAAGGACTCTAACAGTTGCAAAAGCCACAGCGGAGGAGCTGAAGCGGAATTACACTTGCCATGCCAGGAACGCCAAGGGCgaggagcacagccaggccGTGGTGCGCATGAAAG TTGTAGCACCCAAGTACACTGTGGAGCTGGCCTGTGGCCTGGGGGCCACCATCCTGCTCGTTGTGGTGCTCATAGTCATCTATCACGTGTATTGGCTTGAAATGGTCCTCTTCTATCGGGCTCATTTTGGAACGGATGAAACCATTCTAG ACGGGAAGGAGTACGATGTGTACGTGTCCTACGCGCGCAAcgcggaggaggaggaatttGTGCTGCTGACGCTGCGGGGAGTCCTGGAGAACGAGTTTGGGTACAAGCTGTGTATCTTTGACAGAGACAGCCTCCCTGGAGGAA ATACCACTGAAGCCGTGTTCGACTTCATCCAGAGGAGCCGCAGGATGATCGTGGTCCTGAGTCCTGATTACCTGACAGAGAAGAGCATCAGCCTTCTGGAGTTCAAGCTGGGCATCATGTGCCAGAACGCCATAGCCACCAAGCTCATTGTGGTGGAGTACAGGCCACTGCAGTGCACCCACCCCAGCATCCTCCAGCTGAAGGAATCTGTCTCCTTCGTCACCTGGAAGGGGGAGAAGTCCAAGCGCTCCGGCTCGCAGTTCTGGAAGGCGCTGCGGCTCGCCCTGCCGCTGCGCAGCCTGAGCGCCAGCGCTGGCTGGAACgagagctgctcctcccagtCCGACATCAGCCTGGACCCCGTCCAGAGGAGAAGGAGCCGGTTGAAAGGGCAGCCCGACCCACGGGGTGCCACTCCTGTCACTCTCACTCACGGGGGGACGGCCTCGGCCTCCGAGTCGAAGGCCAAACAGCGAGCCAAGCACTTCCTGACGTGCCGGTGTTGTGGGACCCACTGCAATGGCAGCAGCAGACACAAGCAGCAGGCCGTGGCTGAGCCCAGGTGGGACAGTCATCTCTGCAACCCGGGCTCGGGCAGGCCCCCggcacaggggctgcagggcaggggtcGAGCCGAGCCCCCGCCAGCACAGGGCCCCGCTCTCGCCCTCTGCCATTACAGTGACCTGTCAAACAACAATGACTTCTACGTGCTCTAA